A portion of the Intestinibacillus sp. Marseille-P6563 genome contains these proteins:
- the accC gene encoding acetyl-CoA carboxylase biotin carboxylase subunit, with product MFRKVLIANRGEIAVRVIQACRDLGVIAVAVYSEADRDALHAQIADEAICIGPAPARDSYLNMQNIISAALASGAQAIHPGFGFLSENAEFAELVTENGLAFIGPKPETIRRMGDKAEAKRTAIRAGVPVALGTDGAVASYTEAEREAARIGFPIMCKAAAGGGGKGIRVAFNASELKAAYDAASSEAQANFGDGRVYLERYVHNPRHIEVQVLGDNFGNVVHLFERECSIQRRHQKLIEEAPSSFADDDFRTRICTAAANLAREVGYRGAGTVEFLADEDKNFYFCEMNTRIQVEHPVTEQVTGVDLVCEQIRIAAGEPISFTQEDLTLRGHAIECRINAEDPTRGFAPCPGTIEGMHLAGGPGVRIDTAAYQGYTIPPYYDSMIGKMIVYGADRAQAIARMKRALAETLFDGIQTTTDYQMHILSSEAFAKGAFHTNSIENGDFDDEA from the coding sequence ATGTTTCGTAAAGTCCTGATTGCCAACCGTGGCGAGATCGCGGTGCGCGTCATTCAGGCGTGCCGGGATCTGGGCGTCATTGCGGTGGCGGTCTATTCCGAGGCTGACCGCGATGCGCTGCATGCGCAGATCGCGGACGAGGCCATCTGCATTGGTCCTGCGCCGGCGCGCGACAGTTATCTCAATATGCAGAACATCATTTCGGCGGCCCTGGCCAGCGGGGCACAGGCCATCCATCCGGGCTTTGGCTTCCTGTCGGAAAATGCAGAGTTTGCCGAACTCGTGACCGAGAATGGTCTGGCCTTCATTGGTCCCAAGCCGGAGACCATCCGTCGCATGGGCGACAAGGCCGAAGCCAAGCGCACCGCCATTCGGGCGGGTGTACCGGTGGCGCTGGGCACCGACGGCGCGGTGGCAAGCTATACCGAAGCCGAGCGGGAAGCGGCGCGCATCGGATTCCCGATCATGTGTAAGGCAGCCGCTGGCGGCGGCGGCAAAGGCATTCGCGTGGCGTTCAATGCCTCCGAACTCAAGGCCGCCTATGACGCAGCCAGCAGCGAAGCCCAGGCCAACTTTGGCGATGGGCGCGTGTACCTGGAGCGCTATGTCCACAATCCGCGCCATATTGAAGTGCAGGTGCTGGGGGACAATTTCGGCAATGTCGTGCATCTGTTTGAGCGTGAATGCTCGATTCAGCGTCGGCATCAGAAGCTGATCGAAGAAGCGCCGTCCAGCTTTGCAGACGACGATTTCCGCACACGCATCTGTACCGCGGCAGCCAATCTGGCGCGCGAAGTCGGATACCGTGGTGCGGGTACGGTCGAATTCCTGGCTGATGAAGACAAGAACTTCTATTTCTGCGAGATGAATACCCGCATTCAGGTCGAGCATCCGGTGACCGAGCAGGTGACCGGCGTGGACCTGGTTTGCGAACAGATCCGCATTGCAGCAGGCGAGCCGATCTCGTTTACCCAGGAAGATCTGACGCTGCGCGGCCATGCCATCGAGTGCCGCATCAACGCGGAGGACCCGACGCGTGGGTTTGCGCCCTGTCCGGGCACGATTGAGGGCATGCACCTGGCTGGCGGGCCAGGCGTGCGCATCGATACCGCAGCTTATCAGGGATATACCATCCCACCTTACTATGACAGCATGATCGGAAAAATGATTGTCTACGGCGCCGACCGCGCGCAGGCCATTGCCCGTATGAAGCGCGCGCTGGCCGAAACCCTGTTTGACGGCATCCAGACGACCACCGATTATCAAATGCATATTTTATCTTCGGAAGCGTTCGCAAAGGGCGCATTCCATACCAATTCGATTGAAAACGGCGACTTTGACGACGAGGCATAA
- the fabZ gene encoding 3-hydroxyacyl-ACP dehydratase FabZ has translation MLTKEQIMEILPHRPPMLLVDEIIEMDEEHAVGTLHLTGDEFFFQGHFPGNPIMPAVFRLEALAQVGGVALLSIPEFQGKTAVYTGIDKAKFRAMAKPGDTLRMEVRFIKRRGPMAVAEGVAYVGDQKAAEAEIKCMVVD, from the coding sequence ATGTTGACAAAAGAACAGATCATGGAGATCCTGCCGCACCGTCCGCCGATGCTGCTGGTCGATGAGATCATTGAAATGGATGAAGAGCATGCGGTTGGTACCCTACATCTGACCGGCGATGAATTCTTCTTCCAGGGCCATTTCCCAGGAAACCCGATTATGCCGGCCGTATTCCGTCTGGAAGCGCTGGCACAGGTCGGCGGCGTTGCGCTGCTGAGCATCCCGGAATTCCAGGGTAAGACTGCGGTTTATACCGGCATCGACAAAGCCAAGTTCCGCGCCATGGCCAAGCCGGGCGATACGCTGCGCATGGAGGTCCGTTTTATCAAGCGACGCGGCCCCATGGCGGTTGCCGAAGGCGTTGCCTATGTCGGCGACCAGAAGGCGGCAGAAGCCGAGATCAAGTGCATGGTCGTGGATTAA
- the accB gene encoding acetyl-CoA carboxylase biotin carboxyl carrier protein translates to MELNEIKQITVELMDALKASGLGEVSLETGDIKIKLKAKAPAPVAPVAPVAAPVAAAPAAAPAAADAPAPAAEEDIPGTKVTAPLVGTFYAAPSPDEPPYIEVGQTVKKGDTLFIIEAMKTMNEIAAPCDGTVSRILAQAGDMVEYGQTLVVIA, encoded by the coding sequence ATGGAACTGAATGAAATCAAGCAGATTACCGTCGAACTGATGGATGCGCTCAAGGCCAGCGGCCTGGGCGAGGTTTCGCTGGAAACCGGCGATATCAAGATCAAGCTCAAGGCCAAGGCGCCTGCGCCGGTCGCTCCGGTGGCACCGGTTGCGGCTCCGGTGGCCGCAGCACCGGCCGCCGCTCCGGCAGCAGCCGATGCACCGGCTCCGGCCGCAGAAGAGGATATCCCGGGCACTAAGGTGACTGCACCGCTGGTGGGCACCTTCTACGCGGCGCCGTCCCCGGACGAGCCGCCCTACATCGAAGTTGGTCAGACGGTCAAGAAGGGGGATACCCTGTTTATCATCGAGGCGATGAAAACGATGAATGAGATTGCAGCTCCCTGCGACGGTACGGTCAGCCGTATTCTGGCGCAGGCAGGCGATATGGTCGAATATGGCCAGACGCTCGTCGTGATCGCGTAA
- the fabF gene encoding beta-ketoacyl-ACP synthase II, which yields MERVVITGMGAVTPVGNDVASFWESLKAGKCGIGPITKFDVSEYKVKLAAEVKDFDVTQYVDKREARRMDVNCHFALAAAQQAVDQAGLKEGNFDPYRTGVIFGSGVGGLQIAEQEIPKLNEKGPSRVSPLCIPEMIANMAAAYISMRFGFKGENFCPVSACATANHSIGEAMRAIRHGYQDIVVCGGTENGIIPISMAGFQNMKAVHMGEDPTCASIPFDARRSGFVMGEGAGCLVLESLTHAQARGATILTEVAGYGASGDAYHITSPSPDGDAAAHAILGAITDAGLTPADVDYINAHGTSTPLNEKYETIAIKKAFGDAAYKVKVSSTKSMTGHLLGGAAAVEAIACVCAIRDGIIPPTIGYQEPDPDCDLDITPNKAVEMPVNVAISNSLGFGGHNATVLFKKV from the coding sequence ATGGAAAGAGTAGTTATCACGGGTATGGGCGCCGTCACTCCGGTGGGCAATGATGTCGCCAGCTTTTGGGAATCGCTCAAAGCCGGTAAGTGCGGCATTGGGCCGATCACCAAGTTTGACGTAAGTGAATATAAAGTAAAGCTTGCGGCCGAAGTCAAGGACTTCGACGTAACGCAGTATGTCGATAAGCGGGAAGCCCGCCGTATGGATGTCAACTGCCACTTTGCACTGGCGGCGGCTCAGCAGGCGGTCGATCAGGCAGGTCTCAAGGAAGGCAACTTCGACCCCTACCGTACGGGTGTTATCTTTGGTTCGGGTGTTGGCGGTCTGCAGATCGCCGAGCAGGAGATCCCCAAGCTCAACGAGAAGGGCCCGAGCCGTGTTTCGCCGCTGTGCATCCCGGAGATGATCGCTAACATGGCGGCAGCCTACATCTCCATGCGTTTTGGCTTTAAGGGCGAAAACTTCTGCCCGGTTTCGGCTTGTGCGACCGCAAACCACTCCATCGGCGAAGCCATGCGTGCGATTCGCCATGGCTATCAGGATATCGTCGTTTGCGGCGGTACCGAGAACGGCATCATCCCGATTTCGATGGCGGGTTTCCAGAACATGAAGGCCGTACACATGGGTGAGGACCCGACCTGTGCGTCCATTCCGTTTGATGCGCGCCGCTCGGGCTTTGTTATGGGCGAGGGCGCCGGTTGTCTGGTGCTCGAGAGCCTGACCCACGCACAGGCGCGCGGCGCGACCATCCTGACCGAAGTCGCAGGCTATGGCGCATCGGGCGACGCCTATCACATCACCAGCCCGTCCCCGGACGGCGATGCAGCTGCGCATGCGATTCTGGGCGCGATCACCGATGCGGGCCTGACCCCAGCTGACGTCGATTACATCAACGCACACGGCACTTCGACGCCGCTGAACGAAAAGTATGAAACCATTGCGATCAAGAAGGCATTCGGCGACGCAGCTTACAAGGTCAAGGTTTCTTCCACCAAGTCGATGACCGGCCACCTGCTGGGCGGCGCGGCAGCGGTCGAAGCGATTGCCTGCGTCTGCGCGATCCGCGACGGCATCATCCCGCCGACCATCGGCTATCAGGAGCCGGACCCGGACTGCGATCTGGACATCACACCGAACAAGGCAGTGGAGATGCCGGTCAATGTTGCGATCTCCAACTCGCTGGGCTTTGGCGGCCACAATGCGACCGTCCTGTTTAAGAAGGTGTAA
- the fabG gene encoding 3-oxoacyl-[acyl-carrier-protein] reductase — protein sequence MGIAIVTGGSRGIGAAIARRLAQAGHDIVVNCASSVDKAEKIAEECRALGVNAMAMQWDVSDHAACEQALAEIKEKMGVPYILVNNAGITRDGLMVRMKEEQFDDVIRINLKGAYNMLQLCGAMMMRAKKGRIINISSISGMVGNFGQINYCAAKAGLIGMTKTAAKELGARGITVNAVAPGFIDTDMTAGLAEDLKEGAKKQIALGRFGKPEEIAAAVAFLASDEASFITSQTLVVDGGMI from the coding sequence ATGGGTATTGCTATTGTAACTGGCGGTTCGCGCGGCATCGGCGCGGCCATCGCGCGTCGTCTGGCGCAGGCGGGCCATGATATCGTGGTAAACTGTGCATCTTCGGTGGATAAGGCTGAAAAAATCGCTGAAGAATGCCGCGCTCTGGGCGTCAATGCCATGGCCATGCAGTGGGATGTATCCGACCATGCGGCCTGCGAACAGGCGCTGGCGGAAATCAAGGAAAAAATGGGCGTTCCGTACATTCTGGTCAACAATGCGGGCATCACCCGCGACGGCCTGATGGTGCGTATGAAGGAAGAGCAGTTTGACGACGTCATCCGCATCAACCTCAAGGGCGCCTACAACATGCTCCAGCTTTGCGGCGCGATGATGATGCGCGCAAAGAAGGGCCGTATCATCAACATTTCGTCGATTTCGGGCATGGTCGGCAACTTTGGCCAGATCAACTACTGTGCAGCCAAGGCCGGCCTCATCGGCATGACCAAGACCGCGGCCAAGGAACTTGGCGCGCGTGGCATCACGGTCAACGCCGTAGCACCCGGTTTTATTGATACCGACATGACCGCAGGTCTGGCGGAAGATTTGAAGGAAGGGGCAAAAAAGCAGATCGCACTCGGTCGCTTCGGCAAGCCCGAAGAGATCGCAGCCGCGGTTGCATTCCTGGCCTCGGACGAAGCCTCGTTCATCACCAGCCAGACGCTGGTGGTCGACGGCGGCATGATTTAA
- the fabK gene encoding enoyl-[acyl-carrier-protein] reductase FabK, giving the protein MKTKITELLGIEYPIVQGAMAWIAEHHLAAAVSAAGGLGIIAGGAAPVDVIRDEIHKARALTNKPLGLNIMLLSPNADDLAQLAIDEKIEVLTTGAGNPGKYMASWKEAGIKVMPVVASVALAKRMARAGADAVIAEGMEGGGHIGELTTMPLVPQVVDAVDIPVIAAGGIADGRGMAAALLLGAEGVQCGTVFLATPECQISDKYKELVLKATDISTVVTGRPSGHPVRSLKTPMARKCLELEKINTEQSLEELEAATAGSLRKAVQDGNYEEGTFMSGQIAGMLKELHPCAEVLQSMTAQAEELLKSAYRRFE; this is encoded by the coding sequence ATGAAAACCAAAATCACCGAACTGCTGGGCATCGAATATCCGATCGTACAGGGTGCGATGGCTTGGATCGCCGAGCATCATTTGGCGGCTGCGGTTTCGGCAGCAGGCGGCCTGGGCATCATTGCAGGCGGCGCGGCACCGGTTGACGTCATCCGGGACGAAATCCACAAAGCCCGCGCACTGACCAACAAGCCGCTTGGTCTGAACATCATGCTGCTCAGCCCGAATGCGGACGATCTGGCACAGCTGGCCATCGATGAGAAGATCGAGGTATTGACCACCGGTGCAGGCAACCCGGGCAAGTACATGGCTTCCTGGAAGGAAGCGGGCATTAAAGTGATGCCGGTCGTAGCGTCGGTCGCACTCGCCAAGCGCATGGCGCGCGCCGGCGCCGATGCGGTCATTGCAGAAGGTATGGAAGGCGGCGGCCACATCGGCGAGCTGACCACCATGCCGCTGGTGCCGCAGGTAGTCGACGCAGTCGACATTCCGGTCATCGCGGCAGGCGGTATTGCAGACGGCCGCGGTATGGCGGCAGCGCTGCTGCTCGGCGCTGAGGGCGTACAGTGTGGCACGGTCTTCCTGGCCACTCCGGAATGCCAGATTTCGGACAAGTATAAGGAACTGGTGCTCAAGGCAACCGATATTTCGACTGTTGTGACCGGTCGTCCGTCCGGTCATCCGGTGCGCTCGCTCAAGACCCCGATGGCCCGCAAGTGCCTGGAGCTTGAAAAGATCAATACCGAGCAGTCGCTCGAGGAACTGGAAGCTGCAACCGCTGGTTCGCTGCGCAAGGCCGTGCAGGACGGCAACTACGAGGAAGGCACCTTTATGTCCGGTCAGATCGCAGGCATGCTCAAGGAGCTGCATCCGTGTGCTGAGGTGCTCCAGAGCATGACCGCGCAGGCAGAAGAATTGTTGAAGTCGGCATATCGCCGTTTTGAGTAA
- a CDS encoding beta-ketoacyl-ACP synthase III, whose product MDRRSSKIFSKIIGIGSYMPEFRLTNSRLEELVDTSDEWIVKRTGIRERRIAMGKATWEMGLAAAQAALADAGLPGEDLDLILVSTVTPDSLTPAVSCVLQDKLGASHAAALDLNAACSGFVYASDVADSYIRAGKAKHVLVVSTERLSGITDYTDRSTCVLFGDGAGAVVYTASEEPCGILSTYMRAEGSLGQSLFAGALPSEPDPLTGDRTIPSNYRFLKMAGSDVFRFTATAVPESIDNALSRAGLEAGDIDWFVLHQANLRILKMVTDRYGLDPEKVYVNIDRFGNTSSASIPLCLAEMKEKGLLKPGQTIVASGFGGGLTYGAIVIKL is encoded by the coding sequence ATCGACAGGAGGTCGAGCAAAATTTTTAGCAAGATCATCGGTATCGGGTCGTATATGCCCGAATTCCGGCTGACCAACAGCCGGCTTGAAGAACTGGTGGACACCAGCGATGAATGGATCGTCAAGCGTACCGGCATCCGGGAGCGGCGCATCGCCATGGGCAAAGCGACCTGGGAAATGGGCCTGGCGGCCGCGCAGGCAGCTTTGGCCGACGCTGGGCTACCGGGCGAAGACCTGGACCTGATCCTGGTCAGCACGGTCACCCCGGACAGCCTGACCCCGGCGGTTTCCTGCGTTTTGCAGGACAAGCTGGGCGCTAGCCATGCGGCAGCGCTGGACCTGAACGCAGCATGTTCGGGCTTTGTCTATGCTTCCGATGTGGCGGATAGCTACATTCGCGCGGGCAAGGCCAAGCATGTGCTTGTGGTTTCCACCGAGCGCCTGAGCGGCATCACCGATTACACCGACCGCTCGACCTGTGTGCTGTTTGGAGATGGCGCGGGCGCTGTCGTATATACGGCCAGCGAGGAGCCGTGTGGCATTTTGTCTACTTATATGCGTGCCGAAGGTTCGCTGGGCCAGTCGCTGTTTGCTGGTGCACTGCCGTCGGAGCCCGATCCGCTCACCGGCGACCGAACCATTCCGTCCAATTATCGCTTCCTCAAGATGGCGGGCAGCGATGTGTTCCGCTTTACGGCAACCGCGGTGCCCGAGTCGATCGATAACGCATTGAGCCGCGCCGGACTCGAAGCCGGGGACATCGATTGGTTCGTGCTGCATCAGGCAAATCTGCGCATTTTAAAAATGGTAACAGACCGGTATGGCCTGGACCCGGAAAAGGTCTATGTCAACATCGACCGGTTTGGCAATACATCCTCTGCCTCCATTCCGCTGTGTCTGGCTGAGATGAAAGAAAAAGGACTGCTCAAACCCGGGCAGACCATCGTCGCCAGCGGATTCGGCGGCGGCCTGACCTATGGGGCCATTGTGATCAAACTGTAA
- the fabD gene encoding ACP S-malonyltransferase: MTYGFALFPGQGAQHPGMGKEVYDASAAARDVFACASDVAGLDVAKLCFEGSMEELSRTVNSQIAIFTHSMAVLAALKEAGVSFQACAGFSLGEYTALAASGIVSLADGVKIVRKRGQVMQQAADSMDSGMAAILGLDDAVVEEACAKVTSGIVRPVNYNCPGQLVIAGERAALNDAIELCKAAGARRALPLAVSGAFHTPLLKDAAAELREFLKDFTFNQSSVPVYSNLDGQLLDTSDMPAHLEQHMMSPVRWKTLMANGMAAGLTTGCEIGPGKTLTGFAKKIDKALTVLPVETMENVESAAK, encoded by the coding sequence ATGACATACGGATTTGCCCTTTTCCCCGGCCAGGGCGCCCAGCATCCCGGCATGGGCAAGGAAGTGTATGACGCCAGCGCAGCCGCCCGCGACGTGTTCGCCTGTGCATCCGACGTTGCTGGTCTGGATGTGGCCAAGCTGTGCTTTGAAGGCTCGATGGAGGAACTGTCTCGCACGGTCAATTCCCAGATTGCCATTTTCACCCACTCGATGGCTGTTTTGGCGGCGCTGAAGGAAGCTGGAGTTTCCTTCCAGGCATGCGCTGGTTTTTCGCTCGGTGAATATACCGCCCTCGCCGCTTCCGGCATCGTTTCGCTGGCCGACGGCGTCAAGATCGTACGTAAGCGCGGCCAGGTCATGCAGCAGGCTGCCGACTCGATGGACAGCGGCATGGCTGCCATTTTGGGTCTGGACGACGCGGTCGTAGAAGAAGCCTGCGCCAAGGTAACGAGCGGCATCGTGCGCCCGGTCAACTACAACTGCCCGGGCCAGCTGGTTATCGCCGGCGAACGCGCTGCTCTCAATGACGCCATCGAACTGTGCAAGGCTGCCGGTGCACGCCGTGCCCTGCCGCTGGCCGTATCGGGCGCATTCCACACCCCGCTTCTCAAGGACGCTGCCGCCGAACTGCGCGAATTTTTGAAGGACTTTACCTTTAACCAGTCGTCCGTGCCGGTTTACTCCAACCTGGACGGCCAGCTTCTGGATACCAGCGATATGCCTGCGCATCTCGAGCAGCACATGATGTCGCCCGTGCGCTGGAAGACCCTGATGGCAAACGGCATGGCAGCAGGCCTGACGACCGGCTGCGAGATCGGCCCGGGCAAGACGCTGACCGGCTTTGCCAAAAAAATCGACAAAGCATTGACCGTTTTGCCGGTCGAAACCATGGAAAACGTGGAATCTGCCGCAAAATAA
- a CDS encoding DEAD/DEAH box helicase, with the protein MTLFSDLNLSEPVLRALADMGFSAPTDIQARAIPAILQGQDVIGKSHTGTGKTVAFGVPSVLHTMPGGSTQVLILCPTRELAMQAEGELRKICKYTEGVRVLAVYGGDPITTQIRQLSRGAQIVVGTPGRVMDLMRRHALRLEDLRVAVLDEADEMLSMGFREDIETILQASPEARQTVLFSATMPPEILEITGEYQRDPVLIEAGNTAERTMDTIQQYYFEVPRGEKERALTLLLHAQQPRLSIVFCNTKKMVDELGRYLGEHGFQASALHGDMKQDMRTSVMNSFKSGRTPILIATDVAARGIDVDDVDAVYNFDIPQDFEYYIHRIGRTGRAGRTGASYTLIDGPRQAAVIRSIERFTRAKIERMPLPDYEAIASQRSQAIGQSIRAAVLEQANGEDSRFSAQPLLRTLLDEGFSPEQVAEAALSQLIAREMACIPEVRAPKRAQPKPLAALKEGCVRLRVSVGRNQKVAPNHIVAAIAECTGISGKRIGKIQCYGDYSLAEVPEELASRIVHEVSGMPIGGIPADLRIYREGGTPSHGRHDRPHRGARHGDARSRSHSKPGRRRK; encoded by the coding sequence TTGACTCTGTTTTCTGATTTGAATCTGTCCGAGCCGGTGCTGCGCGCCCTGGCCGACATGGGCTTTTCGGCCCCTACCGATATTCAGGCGCGCGCCATCCCGGCTATTTTGCAGGGCCAGGATGTGATCGGCAAGAGCCACACCGGTACGGGGAAAACGGTCGCTTTCGGCGTCCCGTCGGTGCTGCATACCATGCCCGGCGGCAGCACGCAGGTGCTCATCCTGTGCCCCACCCGGGAACTTGCCATGCAGGCCGAGGGTGAACTGCGCAAAATCTGCAAATACACCGAAGGGGTCCGCGTACTGGCGGTCTATGGCGGCGACCCGATCACCACCCAGATCCGTCAGCTCAGCCGTGGTGCACAGATCGTCGTCGGCACCCCCGGCCGCGTGATGGATTTGATGCGCCGCCATGCGCTGCGCCTGGAGGACCTGCGCGTCGCCGTTCTGGACGAGGCCGACGAAATGCTGAGCATGGGGTTCCGTGAGGACATCGAAACCATTTTGCAGGCTTCACCCGAAGCGCGGCAGACCGTCCTGTTTTCGGCGACCATGCCGCCTGAAATTTTGGAGATCACCGGCGAATACCAGCGCGACCCGGTGCTCATCGAAGCCGGCAATACCGCTGAGCGTACCATGGATACCATCCAGCAGTATTATTTCGAGGTGCCGCGCGGCGAGAAGGAACGCGCCCTTACCCTGCTGCTGCACGCCCAGCAGCCCCGCCTGTCCATCGTATTCTGCAACACCAAAAAAATGGTCGATGAGCTTGGCCGCTACCTGGGTGAGCACGGCTTCCAGGCTTCTGCCCTGCACGGCGACATGAAGCAGGATATGCGCACCTCGGTGATGAACAGCTTCAAATCCGGGCGCACGCCCATCCTGATCGCGACCGACGTTGCCGCCCGCGGCATCGACGTCGACGATGTGGATGCGGTCTATAACTTCGACATTCCGCAGGATTTTGAGTACTACATCCACCGCATTGGCCGCACCGGCCGCGCCGGGCGCACGGGCGCTTCCTATACCCTGATCGACGGCCCGCGGCAGGCGGCGGTCATCCGCAGCATCGAGCGGTTCACCCGCGCTAAGATCGAGCGCATGCCCCTGCCCGATTACGAAGCCATTGCCAGCCAGCGCAGCCAGGCAATCGGGCAGAGCATCCGTGCTGCTGTGCTTGAGCAGGCCAACGGCGAGGACAGCCGTTTTTCTGCGCAGCCACTGCTACGTACGCTGCTTGACGAGGGCTTCTCCCCCGAGCAGGTCGCCGAAGCCGCGCTGTCCCAGCTCATCGCACGTGAAATGGCCTGCATCCCCGAAGTGCGCGCCCCCAAACGGGCACAGCCCAAGCCTTTGGCCGCGCTAAAGGAAGGCTGTGTGCGTCTGCGCGTATCGGTCGGCCGCAACCAGAAGGTCGCACCGAATCACATTGTGGCCGCCATTGCCGAATGCACCGGCATTTCGGGCAAGCGCATCGGCAAAATCCAGTGCTACGGCGACTATTCGCTGGCCGAAGTACCAGAAGAACTGGCCAGCCGCATCGTCCACGAAGTCAGCGGCATGCCGATTGGCGGCATCCCGGCTGACCTGCGCATTTACCGGGAAGGTGGAACGCCCTCCCATGGCCGGCACGACCGGCCGCACCGTGGCGCGCGGCATGGAGATGCCCGGTCCCGCTCGCATAGCAAACCCGGCCGTCGTCGCAAATAA
- a CDS encoding N-acetylmuramoyl-L-alanine amidase, whose amino-acid sequence MNTRIARAENYDAAFRDAGSIQYIVVHCAEHGDTAQENAAYLAQRAVGTSVHVWVDGAAVWRSVLDVHTAWHCGTRGLYFHPFCRNQNSLGVALCGEKDQNGTRYFSAQTLTRAAQWVQHWCRVYAIPPQRVLRHYDVTHTVCPEPFVRNATAWEQFQKLLS is encoded by the coding sequence TTGAATACACGAATCGCGCGTGCGGAAAATTACGATGCTGCTTTTCGGGATGCGGGCAGCATCCAATACATTGTCGTGCACTGTGCCGAGCATGGCGATACCGCGCAGGAAAATGCCGCATATTTGGCCCAGCGTGCGGTGGGAACGTCGGTGCATGTTTGGGTGGATGGAGCAGCGGTTTGGCGCAGTGTATTGGATGTACATACGGCCTGGCACTGCGGCACACGGGGGCTGTATTTTCATCCGTTTTGCCGCAACCAGAACAGTTTGGGAGTGGCGCTGTGCGGGGAAAAAGACCAGAACGGGACCCGGTATTTTTCGGCGCAGACACTCACGCGCGCTGCGCAATGGGTGCAGCATTGGTGTCGGGTCTATGCCATCCCGCCGCAGCGGGTCCTGCGGCATTATGATGTGACCCATACGGTCTGTCCAGAGCCGTTTGTGCGGAACGCAACAGCATGGGAGCAATTTCAAAAGCTGCTTTCATGA
- the cbiB gene encoding adenosylcobinamide-phosphate synthase CbiB, protein MLTTLSVALGFALDTIFGDPDGAWHPVCAIGALISKTEKLLRRLFPQTPRGEKIAGVVLWCIVCAVSYTVPFAILFLLRAANPWLAFAAETLFCYQIFARKCLMQAGEKVYTALSQSLAEGRKAISYYVGRDTGSLTEEGVIKAAVETIAENTTDGVIAPMFFMLIGGAPLAFLYKAVNTLDSMVGYHNEKYEHFGCFSARVDDVFNFIPARIAAVCMIAGAGMLKFDSRNARRIFKRDRFCHKSPNSAQTEAVCAGALHIQLGGSAQYFGQYVHKPTIGDDDRAIVKTDIGRAADLMTTASVFALLLGLTIRLAITFTPMYFG, encoded by the coding sequence ATGTTGACAACATTGTCGGTCGCGCTGGGCTTTGCGCTCGATACGATTTTTGGCGACCCGGACGGGGCCTGGCATCCGGTCTGCGCCATTGGTGCGCTGATCTCCAAGACCGAAAAGCTGCTGCGTCGGCTGTTTCCGCAAACGCCGCGCGGCGAAAAGATCGCCGGGGTGGTGCTGTGGTGCATCGTGTGTGCGGTCAGCTATACGGTTCCGTTTGCGATCCTCTTTTTGCTGCGCGCGGCCAATCCCTGGCTGGCTTTTGCGGCCGAAACCCTGTTTTGTTATCAGATTTTCGCCCGGAAATGCCTGATGCAGGCCGGGGAAAAGGTCTATACGGCGCTGAGCCAGTCGCTCGCCGAAGGGCGCAAGGCGATTTCCTATTATGTGGGCCGCGACACCGGGAGCCTGACCGAAGAGGGTGTCATCAAAGCGGCCGTGGAAACCATTGCAGAAAATACGACCGATGGCGTGATCGCTCCGATGTTTTTCATGCTCATCGGCGGCGCGCCGCTTGCATTCTTATATAAAGCGGTCAATACGCTGGATTCCATGGTGGGGTATCATAACGAAAAGTATGAGCATTTTGGCTGCTTTTCGGCGCGGGTGGACGATGTGTTCAATTTCATCCCCGCACGCATTGCCGCCGTGTGCATGATTGCAGGAGCGGGCATGCTCAAGTTTGACAGCCGCAATGCTCGTCGCATTTTTAAGCGTGACCGCTTCTGTCACAAGAGCCCCAATTCCGCGCAGACCGAAGCTGTTTGCGCCGGAGCGCTGCACATCCAGCTCGGTGGCAGCGCGCAGTATTTCGGACAGTATGTCCATAAGCCGACCATCGGCGATGATGACCGTGCGATCGTCAAAACCGATATTGGCCGGGCGGCTGACCTGATGACCACAGCATCGGTGTTTGCCCTGCTGCTGGGGCTGACCATCCGACTGGCGATTACCTTTACCCCCATGTATTTCGGATAA